In the Fimbriiglobus ruber genome, TACCGAAAAGATTAAGGTTAGTTAGGCTGCTGATTCCAGAAAAGTAGGCTACACCCTCGTCGCCAACAGAGGTGCGGCCCAATCCCAGGTGCTTAAGGTACAAGCAGCCCTTGAATACTTTCAGGCCATCGTCATCTATCTTGCCATTTTTGGACAGTTCAACATAAGTTAATTTGAATTCTTTGGGTAATGGAATAGAGGGGGCCGTGATTTCATTATTGATGCAAATTGTCCCGCCGATCGAGAGTACGTACTCGGCGGCTTTAAGATCTTGTGCCAAGCTACCGGGGGGTGGGGGTACTTCGCCCCCAGTCTTAGAAACGAGATCCTTGTTGACCGAAGGAATTGATCCATCGCCAATTTGGCCAGAGGTTTGCTTTGGGCGAGAATCCAGCGCCCAGAAAGCCGCGATGAGTAGTGCCACGATTACTGTGCCGATAATGAGTAGCGGCCTGAAAGTTCGATAAGACGGTTTTCTGCTGTTAGTAATTAATGTGTAATATTCTTCATTGCTTGCGATTGCTGCAAGCTCTTCGGCCAACTCTCTTGCAGTAGGGCGAAAATCCGGTCGTTGTAAGCACTTTTCGAGGAGTGATACGACTTGAAGTGGGAAATCATAACCTTCGTGCCAACCCTTTCGTAACAATGAACCGGTGACTTCGTAGAAGCCGCGGGTTTCAGTAATAAACTCTCCGGTGAGACATCGGTACAAAACCGCGCCGAGGCTGTAAATATCGCCAGGAAACGTGCTGTCCTCCCAGGGATCGGCGTAACGATTTCCGGCCAGACGGATGCCGTATGGCACAGATCGATTTTTTCGTCCTAGCCAGCGCAAGCAATATCCTGTCCAGCGCAAAAGACGGTTAGCGATTGAGTTGTTGTCCTGTGAGACGGCACGACACTGCCCAAAATCCAGCAACTTCACAATGCCGTCCGTAGTAATTACTAGATTCTCTGGCTTGAAGTCACCGTGAATTCGACCGAGTTCATCATGGACCAATTCTAGCGCTCTGGCTGCTCCTGCCATCAGCCGGAAGGTCCCACGCCAGGGCAGTCTTGCGTCTGGGACTAAGTAATCGCTTAGCCGTTTGCCCTCAATGCGTTCCATTACGAGACAAGCTTTACTATCTTCTAAAATGCCTTGTGCTATGTATCTAACAATATGTTTGTAGCCATGATGCTTGTTTTCATATGCACGTATCTGCTTTAGTATGTCTGCCTCGTCCGCCAGTCGATACTGGCCGACTTCGTCGCGCGGCCATTTAGCTACTTTGACGGCGACGCACGAATTGTATTCCGGGACATATACCTCCCATACGACTCCTTGGCCGCCGTCGCCCAGAATTTTCTGAAATTTGTAAGCGCGTGCTGATCTGCTGGCCGGCGGAATAACCGGGAGATTCGGTCTATCAGGATCGGCCACGAGCTTTCTCCAGAAACGGGTTAGTGATCACAAGCGAAGCGGTGTATCTTTTGGAAATGTCCACGGGTGAAATAGCGAGTATTTCTGCTGCTTTTACTTGGTCCCAACCAAAATACACAATCAAATCATTTACCGCGCGGAGCGATGAGGGAAGCTTTCCTGCTGCTCGGTGGTATGCTTTCCACGCGGTAATTTGTCTTTGGATGGGCTTGTCGGAAGCTTCGAGATGAGCCAGTCGCTCAATCAACCAATTTCGCATAGCGCTTGCCGCACGCGTATAAAAATCCTTGACGTGAATGGGTTCAGAATCACGAAAAATAGCGGCCTGGAATTCGGCAACTAGTTCCGGTGACGATGAGCTTATTGTAATCGCTTCATATCTTAATTCTTGGTTAGTTACTGCAACAATCGTGGCCAGTCGCCCTACCATGTCCCGGATTATGGCGCGTTCGCCCTCATTACGCTTAATTTTGACATTTTCAGCGTTTTCACTGATCTCTTGCGCGATAGATGAACCAAGCCATGCTTCTATTTGTTTATGACGTAATGGTGTGCCCGCAGATGTTGATCTTTCAGACGGTGTAGGCCACGCTGGTTGTTTTGCAGGGTCTTTGGCCATGACCATTTCCTCTGTGTGCAGTATGGCGGTTCGGGAAGTAAGGAGGAACGCAAACTGACGGCATTGTACCCTTCTTGCCGCTTGTTTTCGACTTTTCCTAATCTGCTTCGGCGAACTACGGAAGCGGTGTGGACGGCAATGAATTTTGCCCGCGTTGCGACCGCTGCCGCTACTTGTCCGCGGGGAGTTAAAGTAAGCTAACAGTAGAGGCAATTGTCAGCCAAGAGGCTCGTTTGTGACTGCACCGAACTCAAATCCCGACCCTATTCGCAAAAATCATGTCGCTGGCGACGTGGGGGGACACGATTCTCCATTTGGCGGCGGCCAGGATATTAACGATAGAATCGTTCGACAAATTGGTTTATTATATAGTTCAAATGAATGTAATGGGCAGGGGCGTTTGAAAGAAGAACTAGAACAGCAGAGATTAAGGGAATTGGCGGGAGAATACGAGCCGTTGAGCCTGGAAATGCTTGCGGAGCGGCGGTCATTCCTTGAGAAGGCACAGAGGGAGTTTACCCCCAGGTTCAGAGCAGTTGTTCAGCTTCGCTGGAATCAAAACAAACCGACCACGCCAGATGCTCATGAAGCATTCGTCGGGTGGATGAACCAGCAGATTGAAGGACTTGGGTTGTCGTTTTATCACCCTGAAACGAAGCAACCAGCGGCACTAATGGTTAGCGGGAATGGTGAATATCGGATACTCGCGCATGGAGAACAAAATGCCCGACCTGGTTTTAGTAGTATGAACTTGCTGAAGTTGGTATCAAAGTTTGAATTCGGGGCTGTAGTCGATCAAAAGCGAGCTAAAGCAGGGATGGGTGTCCGGCAGGGCGGACAATTGGCTAGGTAAGGCAAATCGAGAAAAAGGATTGACACTCCACGGCTCCATGATTAGCATGGAGCCGTGGAGTGGATTCGGCAAAGTCCCTGCCGAGGTGAGTCAGCAAGGAACAGGTTTAGCACCGTTCAGCATATCACCTAAGTCGCGACCATCCACTCTGAATCCGGCGTTCCGATCCGGTGTGTACCCGGTTCGTAGGACGTCTGTGCGCCTAAAGCCAGTCCATTACTCGACCGGCATCGCCGGAGGTGTCGTTTCTCGTCACGGAGGCAACATGTTCGGAATTGTCGTCCAAGTTGCGCAATGGTTGGGTCGAAATCCGCAAGCGGCCCAAGTCATCTTCGCTTCGACGCTCGCGACGAGGCGGGCGTTCGACAACCTTACCCCGGAGTCCAAGGCGAAAGTGGAAGCGGTGATCAAATGGGGGGTCGCGCGGGCGGCCAACTACGCCTTGACCACCGTCCTCGGTGAAGTCGGGTCGCGGGTGGTTGATCAGGTGGCGAACCCGCAAGTCGCTGAGTTCGCGAAGGAGATCGTCAAGCGAGGTGTCGACATCGGGGTCGAGGCGGCCATGAAAGAAGCTCGCCTGCGTTAGGAAGAGCTAAATGAAGTCACGGCCCTGGCCGCGTGGACCAGGGCTCCCCTGCCAAACAATGATGCCTGCCGAGCAATCGGCAGGCATCTCCAGCCAGCCCGTATTGTGCGGGCTCTACCCGGAAGCAATTCGCGGCGGGAGCTCTACGCCTTCGGCCTGTGGGTAGCTACGTACCTTTGAATTTCACTGCGGAGCATTCAGAAATGTATTTCATCGATGCACTTGATGCAGTCATAACGGCCATTTTCACCGTCTTCGGATCGAAGCGGAAGTAATTTGGCCGCACCTGACCGTGGCTTTTATGGCCCAGAGCATGTGGTCACGGGCCTTTGAACGGTTCTTCAGATTCTTTGTTTCTCACGCAAAGAGGTTATGTCATGACCAAGTTGGTGTGCCTTTCCGTGATCGCCGCGCTGGGAGCGGTCTCCTTCCCTGTGGCCGCGCGGGCGGCCTCCGCCTCAACCACGTCCGCGACTCGGTCAGAGTCGCTCGCCCCGAGCCCAGCGATGGCCCTGCCCGTCGACCAGGTTCGTGGTGACCAGGTTGTCCTGGTGAACTACCAAGCCCCGCAGCCCCCCGAACGCAAGTCGCTGGTCCAACACTTCTTTGAAACCGTTTCGGAGAACATTGGCGCGATCGTTGGAGGGGCTACGGGCGGGGCCGTCGGTCTGCTGGTCGGTGGCCCAGGGGGGGCCGTGGCGGGCGGTGTCGGAGGAGCTGCCGCAGGGCAGGCGTTCTTCAAGTACCTGTTCCAGAGCGACCCGCCCGGCAAGCCGACGATCGGGAAGTAATCGATAACCCTTCGATAGATCGAGGAGTTAACCCCGGGCAGCTAACACCTGCCCGGATTTATCAGCCCAATCTTACGTTTGATGAACCGGACCTGCTTCAAATTAAGGAAAAAATCATGTGGCATGAATTGGCTCACGTGGTGCATGGCGCCCACGCTGAAAGTGAACGTGGGAACCACACGCTCGCCGGAATTGCCTATATCGGCGCCGGGTTTTTCCTGGCTCCGATACTCATCGGCATCCCGCTCATGATCTACGGATTCTACAAGCTGATGAAGTAACAACGATCTTTTGACCCGGGAGGTATTCCCGGGTCTTCTCTTTACCCGGTATTTCCGCCATGACACCCACAAATGCCGCGTCGATGCCTATGGGCGAAGACGCGAAGCTCGTCCGCCGTGGCCGGCCCGGGCTCGCGGACGGCAGCAACCAACTCACGTTTCTGTCGAAGAGTGACGTCACCTTGGTACTCTCTTGGACCGCCCACGCCGATGGGTTGATGGAAATCGCATCCGCACTCGATGAACTCAAGCTCCTCCTTCGCCGTGTTCGTGGCCAGGGCCTCGGGATCGACAAATTCCAGGCCTTGATCGCTGCCCGTATGGAAGCCACCAAACTTGCACGCCAGGCGAGCGCGGCGAAGGCCGCCTGCGATCGCCTGCTTACCCCGGAGCGAAGCCTGAAACCGCCGCCCGACGCGGAAGCAATAACCCACCAATCGTAACGCTCACCGCCTCGAACCCGTTTCGGGGCGGTTCCTTTTACCAAACGGTGATCCCGTGTTGGCCGCCGTCCTGACCCGGTTATTCATCCTCGCGAGCGTCGCCGCGGCAGCCTACATTCTCGCTGACGAGGTTGGGTGTTTCGGGGTCGTATGTCTCGCCTTGTTTGCCATCCGTTGGGCCGGACGCAGCTGGCCGGGGTCGGGAACATCTTGCGGTACGGCCGCGATCGCCGACGCGGCCGAGATGCGTGACGCCGGCATGAACCGGCCGAACTCGGGAATACATCTCGGTCGGCAATTGATCCAAATACCAACCCGCCGCGAAGCGATCCTCGACCTCGTGACTGCTCCGGTCTCCCACTCGCCCGCTGTCGTCGAAAACCTCTCCCTCGCTTTCGGGCAGCAAGAACCGAAACAGCGTCTATGGCTACCTAAAATTAATCATTGTTCTGTCTTTGGGGCGAGTGGCTGCGGCAAAGGAGCTGGAATACTAGTAACAACATTACTGACATATAATCGACCGGTAATAGTGCTGGACCCGAAGGGCGAGCTGTACAGCCTGACCGCCTATGCTCGCCGCGCTGCCTTCGGCCGCATCGCCCATCGCCTCGACCCTTACCACGTCATTCGATCGGGTGGTGGCGTGTCGATTAACCCACTCGCGTGGGTCAGCCCGGACAGCCCGTTCGTCACCGATTGCGCCAAAGATTACGCCGTCGCGCTCGTAACCCGCGGGCAAGAAAAAGAACCCTTCTTTCCGAATATGAGCGAATTACTCCTCCAGGCGTTTATCGCGGCCACCATCTGGGGCGCTTCGGCCGAGGACCGACATCTCGTCACCGTCGCCGATTTGATCGGCAACCCGAGTACCTTCGCCAGCACGCTCCAGGCCATGCAGGCGAGCGATGCCTATGGCGGGGTTCTTCGCACGCTCGGGCACCAGATCGCCGCGTTGGAGGGGAAGGAAAAGGCTAGTATTCTTGCCAGCGTGGCGCAATATCTTGGCTGGCTAAATAGCCCGAGCGTCCGCGATACGGTACGCGCGACCACGTTCGATCCGCTCGCTGTCAAAACCGGCAATACCGACCTATTCGTTATTCTGCCGCCCGAAAGATTGAAATCGGCCAGCGGCTTTGTTCGCTATCTCCTGACGGCGATTCTCCGCCGACTGGCCCAAGGGCCGCCGGACGAGTCGCGGGAAGTGCTGGTGATTTTGGACGAAATCGCCTGTGTTGGGGCGAATTTGCCAATCATCGAAGAAATGGTGACGCTGTTTCGCGGCTGGGGGGTGCGGACGATATTCGTATGGCAGTCCCTGGGTCAGCTTCAAGATGTGTTTCCCGGTGACAAAGCGAAAACATTCATGGCGAATATGAGTGCCCAGATTTTCGCTAAAACGAACGACCTGGATACAGCAAAACTGATATCTGAGCAAATTGGGGACACAACCGTTCTTACCACCAGTACCCAGAACGGCGGCTCCTATTCCCGGCCGACCGATACGTCGGGGCAGGGGGGCCATAATTCGGGCCAGCGCTCGGAGAGTTGGAGCGTGAGCCATTCCGAGGCCGGGCGTCGTGTGCTCAAACCCGAAGAAATCTTGCGGCTACCATCGCGTGTCATGGTGCTATTTACAGACCGTACGTTGCCTGTTTTGGTCGAACAAGTGCGTTTCTATGATCCCGATTTCAAACGACCCCCGCGCTGTTCCGGTGTTTCCCGCCTGTTCAACCGGATTGTGTTTATCTCCATCGGGGCACTCCTCATCCTCATTGCCTGGGACACGGCGCAGACTCGTCAACGGAAGCGGCAGCCAAACCGTTACGTTCCGACCATTCCCAGCCCCGATACCTTCCCAAGCCAGCCCAGCGGGCCGCCGGCTTCGGGTTTCCCTGTCCACCCGCTTGGAGAGGACCGCAATGGCCAAGAAAGTCGGTGAGGACCACGCCAAAGAGATGTTCCGCCGAGGACTCAATGAACTTCAGGCAGTTTTTTCCTTCGCCGGGTCAAATATCGCCCAGCCAAGCATTCCGAGCTACTACGGAAACCGGGAACCGACCCCGGAAATCACTCCGCCGGTGCCAGAGGTCACTCCCGACCGCGGCCCGGCGATCGAGCACGAACGGTAACCGTGCGACGACTTGCACCCGTATCCAGACATTACCCCCGCCGGTGCTGGTCCGGAATATCCGGATCGCCCCGGACGGCCGCCGCCCATTCCCGAATGCGAGCGGGCGGCACAGTAACGCGGATGCGGCCCCGCTCGACCGGCCCGGCGATCGTCTCCCGATACGCGGCGAAGCACTCGTCGGCCGGCCGGAATCGTCGCTCCTTCGGGATCAAGAGGGTGGCGAATCCAATATCCTTTACCCCGACAATTATCTGGGCCTGCACCCAGGCCGCTTCCCGGACATATTCCGCCAGCGGCGGCCCCCAGCCTTTGACCTGGGCAAGTTTTGCCAGATGCGTCGTTTTCATAAACCGCGCCGTATAGGCGTCGGCCAGGGCGAGGGCCTGTTGCCGCCGCATTTGGCTTTCATTCGCCGCAGCCGGCGGCGGGGCACACTGGCGGCAAGCCTCCACGATGAAGCCGGGATTGGGCCACACCCAGAACTGGTGTTCGGCCACGACACGATCCCACCCCTTTGCCAGAGTCGCCCGGTCAAAACCCGCCAGTACCCGGTGGTAAGTTCCCAGGGCCTCAGCCAGAAGTGAATCGTCGTTTCGCAAATGCTGGGGCGGGGGATAGAGAGCCCGCATGGGCCTGACGACAAATTCTTCGACCGCTTCTGACACCCGACGTAGCTTTCCTCTGATGATGATTTCACGCCGGTTGTACACTGCCCTGCCGGCGAAGGGCAAGCACCGCGTTGCACCGATCGTGATCGGTTCCCGGCAAGCAGAGATGGTGCGAGTTGCGCAGCGCCGCCGGGAGGGCAGGTAGCTGCCCGTATTAAAGACGATTTAAAAACCACGGGCGTTTGTGCAGATCGTTGCACAAACGCCCAGATCGGCCGACTGAATTAATCTACCCAGCCGGATTATTTTGATAGTGTTGCCCTCTCCCGTTGGGCGGATGGATGCCCTCACTACTCCGTTAGTCAATTCGCGTCAGGCAATGCTTGGCCTTAGTGTCACTTCTTCTTGTAGTAGATGACGTTGCCAGCGCCCTTCGGGCCGCGCTGGACGACGATGTACTGCGTTCCGGTGTCCGCCTGCAAGTCCTCGGAAGCCGCCCCGCACCACCAGCCGATCGTCTTGCCACGGATCGCGAGCAGCGGCGATTCGGAGTCCTTCTTCACCTCGAAAAAGCCTTTCTCATTAAGCTTGTACCAACCGGCGGCCTTGAGGTTGCCGATTTTAATTACTTCGTCGTTGCAGGCGAACTTCTCCCGGCTGATCTCGACTACATCCGGTTCCTCGGTGTCTTTCGTCCCCTTACGCTCCATGCCGGCCTTGCTTTTGTCTTTCTCACCCGAAAGCAGGGCGGTTTTCGTCTGGTTCGGGGCCGGTGCCGGGGCATCGCCTGCCCGCACCAGACTGGAGGCCACGAGCGCCATCCCAAGAAGTAAGAATCGTTTCATTGCGGTGTCCTCTCTTAGATGTCCGTTGTGACGTGAGGCTATCCGTCTGGCTCATCTGCCTCGCGGCATGTGACCCGCGGTCACAATCTCCGGACGTGAGGATTCTTTCCCGCTCGATCCCTATCTCCAATTCGCGGGCGGCCCTAGCCAACCTGGTCATAAAAATGAGTCAGCCCGGCGGGAGGATGATTCCTCCCGCCGGGCTGACTAGTCATTCTGGTAGGCTGATTATGGAAAAACCTGGATTGCTAGCAGGAATCACGGGGACTGATCGGACACTTAGGGGGCTGAGCGATCGGATTATTTTCCGGCTCCGCCCTTCGAGTTGCCCGCCGGAGGCGGGCGATCAGTTCCCGTCGGAGGCCGCCTTTGCGCAAGCCACGCTCGGATCATTCCGGCCAATTCCTGAATTTTCTTCTTTTCCTTCGTGTCAATTTTGGCGTAGGAAGTCGCAAGCACCTCCAGCATCCACGTTTGAATATCGAAAGCACGGGCCATTTGCTCGGGGAGCATGAGGTCGAAGTTCCTCCGCCCCCGCTCGATGTCCGACACGCGCCGGTTATATTGCTCCGGGTCCGGACAGGGGCGTTTCGGATTCAGGCTTCCTGGCCCGGTCTCGTAATACTGCTCGATAAGTAACCGGGCTACTTCTTTCTGTTTCATGCCAAGTAACTCACGCACCTCCCGGATCGCCCGTCCCATCCGTTGCTGGTAGTCGCTAGGTGGCTTCTTCGGTGCTTGCAGGGTGGGCATTACAAATCTCTCCTGATTGGGCGAGAAAGTACGAGCCGGACACCACTGGCGATGTGCGCCAAGGAGACCGAAGGCAATCCATCGCTTCACCGATCATAGCCGGTCCCGAGGTAGTTGGGGACTGTTATCAAAGCCCACGGCCACCGCTTGTCAGCGGGAAGCGTTCACAATGACTTGCCCGCCATCGGCCGTGCTGATAGGTTCGCTCCGCACGACGAGCAGGAGTGAGCAGTGGCCAAGAAGAAACCGACCCCAAAATCCACGCCGCCGGCGAAACGGGCTACCGTACAGCCGGCCGGGTACGTCGAACTGCTCGACGCATTGAAAATCCGTATTCGCTCCAGTCAAATCAGGGCCGCGGTCGCGGTCCATCGAGAACTCGTTACCCTTTACTGGCAAATCGGTCGGGACATCCTGACACGTCAGGAGGCCGAAGGCTGGGGGGCCAAAGTCATTGACCGCCTCGGTCGGGATCTCCAAGCCGAATTTCCCGGAGTTGCGGGATTTTCACCCCGCAACCTGAAATACATGCGGGCCTTCGCCGAGGCATGGACCGATGAGGCAATTGTGCAACGGGTCGTTGCACAAATCCCGTGGGGGCACAACATCACCTTGCTTGAGACTCTTAAGGACCGCAAAGAACGCGAATGGTACGCCCTGGCGACGGTGGAATACGGATGGTCCCGCCCCGTCCTCGTTCACCAGATTGAAACGGGGGCTTTTGCCCGCCAGGGGAAGGCCATTACGAACTTCGAGAAGACCCTGCCGCCGCCGCAGTCGGACCTCGCCCGGGAAGCCCTGAAAGACCCTTACACGTTCGATTTTCTGGAGTTGCAAACCGAACATCAGGAGCGGGAGTTAGAGACGGGCCTTCTTGCCCACATTCGTAAATTCCTCCTCGAACTCGGGGCCGGGTTTGCGTTCGTCGGCCAACAGGTCCACTTGGAAGTCGGCGGGCAGGATTTCTACCTCGATTTGCTCTTCTATCACTTGAAGCTCCGCTGTTACGTCGTGCTGGACCTCAAAGCGAAGCCGTTCACCCCGGAATTTGCCGGCAAAATGAACTTCTACCTCTCGGCCGTGGATGATCTGCTGCGGCACCCGGACGACAAACCCTCGATCGGAATTATCCTGTGCAAATCGCGCAACGAAGTGGTGGCAGAATACGCCCTACGTGACCTGACCAAGCCCGTCGGAGTATCGAGCTACGTCACCAAACTGGTCGAAACCCTTCCGGCCGCCTTCCGTGACCAACTCCCCAACGCCAAACAACTCCGCGACGCCATCAAAGAAGCCACTTCGACGATCGATCCAGGCTGAGCCAGACCACCGTAATCACCAGTTAAAGACGATTTAAAAACACTTTATTGACGGTTTCTTGCCGATCGGTTACGGTCCCACCCGACAAGAGGACCGCATGTTCCAGCCCCGCTTTACCATCACGCCGGCGATTACCAAGGCCCTCATGGAGATCGAGGCCAACCGCCAGATGGTGGCCGGATTGCCCCTGACCGCCAAGATGCTCGACTCCCTGCGCCGCACCGCCCGGCTGCTTTCCACCCACTACTCCACCCAGATCGAGGGCAACCAGCTTTCCCCGGCCCAGGTCCAGGCCGTCATCGCCGGCGAGGGGAATTTTCCCTGCCGGGAACGCGACGAGGTCAAGGACAATTACCGCGCGCTCGAACACGTCGAGGCGTAGGGCCGGCGGAAAGCGACCATCAACGAGCAGGTCATCCGTAGCCTCACTTTTGAGCCAGGCGGGGTATACTATGGGGGTCCGTAGGTCTACCTGCAGCGCGGGAGATGTCGTGGTTAACCTCCTACCGGCGGAAAGCGACCGAAGCCCGGAAAACACACGTGCGACCCTACTCGACCGACTCCACGCTGGCGACCGAGTGGCGGCCGACGCGTTCGCGCGGTATTACCGACCCCTCGTGTACGATTACGCGAGCCGATGGTTACAGCCGGCCGATGCGGACGAAGTGGCACAGGAGGTATGCTTCCGCATGTGTCGGCGCCCACTTAAGTACAATCGCGAATTGAAACCTGGCTCGTTCCGGGCCTACCTCCGCGTGGTCGTACGCAACGCGGTCAACGCTTTCTTCAGAAGGCGAGCCGCGGAGGAAGGCCAGGGTCCTTCGGTCGGCGTCACCGACCTGCCAGCGATCCCGGACATTGACCTGGGCGAATTGGACGAAATTCTCGCCCAACGCGATCTCATAAGGCGGGCACTTGAGTTCATCCGGCTGGATTTCGATCCCGTCAATTGGGCGGCTTTCGTCCGCGTGCGGCTGGAGGGCGAGGACGCGGCCAAGGTCGCCGCCGATCTCGACAAGAAGGCATCCACGCTGCAAGTCGCCTACAACCGCATTATGAAGCGGTTGAGTGAAGAGATTGGCCGGATGGGGGGGCGGAGAATTCCCCTCGGATTCGCGTAACTCTAAGGGTTGCGCTGCATACCTGCGGTGACGGCCGCTCCGCCGACGCTCGGTCGGGGGCCGATCACCCGGAGAACAGGTTATGAAACGCAGGCTGCTCAAAACGTTCGCGGTAGGGATGCCCTTGTTTGCTGGCGGGCTGGGGGTGTACAGCATCGCCGCCCCGCCGAACAGTCCCACCTCGCCCGTCGCCGCTGCTCCGTTGCCCGCCACTCCTGGAAGCATCGAAGGGGTGAAAGAGACGCCGTTCAGTTTCTTCGACACCGTCACCGGCGGGCAGGTGACCATCTACGAAAGCGTGGTCGATCCCAAACGATATTACATGAGTCCAGTATTTTGCATTACCCCGTGGCCCGACGGCGATCACGAGAAGAAGTTCCTCGAAACC is a window encoding:
- a CDS encoding helix-turn-helix transcriptional regulator, coding for MPTLQAPKKPPSDYQQRMGRAIREVRELLGMKQKEVARLLIEQYYETGPGSLNPKRPCPDPEQYNRRVSDIERGRRNFDLMLPEQMARAFDIQTWMLEVLATSYAKIDTKEKKKIQELAGMIRAWLAQRRPPTGTDRPPPAGNSKGGAGK
- a CDS encoding protein kinase domain-containing protein, with the translated sequence MADPDRPNLPVIPPASRSARAYKFQKILGDGGQGVVWEVYVPEYNSCVAVKVAKWPRDEVGQYRLADEADILKQIRAYENKHHGYKHIVRYIAQGILEDSKACLVMERIEGKRLSDYLVPDARLPWRGTFRLMAGAARALELVHDELGRIHGDFKPENLVITTDGIVKLLDFGQCRAVSQDNNSIANRLLRWTGYCLRWLGRKNRSVPYGIRLAGNRYADPWEDSTFPGDIYSLGAVLYRCLTGEFITETRGFYEVTGSLLRKGWHEGYDFPLQVVSLLEKCLQRPDFRPTARELAEELAAIASNEEYYTLITNSRKPSYRTFRPLLIIGTVIVALLIAAFWALDSRPKQTSGQIGDGSIPSVNKDLVSKTGGEVPPPPGSLAQDLKAAEYVLSIGGTICINNEITAPSIPLPKEFKLTYVELSKNGKIDDDGLKVFKGCLYLKHLGLGRTSVGDEGVAYFSGISSLTNLNLFGTKVTDKGLASFKMCKDLDTLQLGETDITDSGLIYLQNCTQLANVSFEFSKLIGPGLVQFENQKNLRFLNLHNLPVTDDDLKFFYKCESLRRINLIGTKVSAKGLDELKKALPACEIAWPNDGDLYPKDKEASLPIEKTDNPLPVEKKKTDSPPEIKDKDPGPEIPLDRPEVVEKPKEKPINKIDALKQALKDKNIQPLPESTLAAIAKITPNNLTDNRYTDKPGMLCSSGGFFKTVGGYDLYLSSEAKAPFVFQLPVKPKYVIFFPADGTPPTLIPKAIYTNGDRVAADRPGTYAVPSR
- a CDS encoding type IV secretory system conjugative DNA transfer family protein, with protein sequence MAAVLTRLFILASVAAAAYILADEVGCFGVVCLALFAIRWAGRSWPGSGTSCGTAAIADAAEMRDAGMNRPNSGIHLGRQLIQIPTRREAILDLVTAPVSHSPAVVENLSLAFGQQEPKQRLWLPKINHCSVFGASGCGKGAGILVTTLLTYNRPVIVLDPKGELYSLTAYARRAAFGRIAHRLDPYHVIRSGGGVSINPLAWVSPDSPFVTDCAKDYAVALVTRGQEKEPFFPNMSELLLQAFIAATIWGASAEDRHLVTVADLIGNPSTFASTLQAMQASDAYGGVLRTLGHQIAALEGKEKASILASVAQYLGWLNSPSVRDTVRATTFDPLAVKTGNTDLFVILPPERLKSASGFVRYLLTAILRRLAQGPPDESREVLVILDEIACVGANLPIIEEMVTLFRGWGVRTIFVWQSLGQLQDVFPGDKAKTFMANMSAQIFAKTNDLDTAKLISEQIGDTTVLTTSTQNGGSYSRPTDTSGQGGHNSGQRSESWSVSHSEAGRRVLKPEEILRLPSRVMVLFTDRTLPVLVEQVRFYDPDFKRPPRCSGVSRLFNRIVFISIGALLILIAWDTAQTRQRKRQPNRYVPTIPSPDTFPSQPSGPPASGFPVHPLGEDRNGQESR
- a CDS encoding PDDEXK nuclease domain-containing protein — encoded protein: MAKKKPTPKSTPPAKRATVQPAGYVELLDALKIRIRSSQIRAAVAVHRELVTLYWQIGRDILTRQEAEGWGAKVIDRLGRDLQAEFPGVAGFSPRNLKYMRAFAEAWTDEAIVQRVVAQIPWGHNITLLETLKDRKEREWYALATVEYGWSRPVLVHQIETGAFARQGKAITNFEKTLPPPQSDLAREALKDPYTFDFLELQTEHQERELETGLLAHIRKFLLELGAGFAFVGQQVHLEVGGQDFYLDLLFYHLKLRCYVVLDLKAKPFTPEFAGKMNFYLSAVDDLLRHPDDKPSIGIILCKSRNEVVAEYALRDLTKPVGVSSYVTKLVETLPAAFRDQLPNAKQLRDAIKEATSTIDPG
- a CDS encoding RNA polymerase sigma factor: MGVRRSTCSAGDVVVNLLPAESDRSPENTRATLLDRLHAGDRVAADAFARYYRPLVYDYASRWLQPADADEVAQEVCFRMCRRPLKYNRELKPGSFRAYLRVVVRNAVNAFFRRRAAEEGQGPSVGVTDLPAIPDIDLGELDEILAQRDLIRRALEFIRLDFDPVNWAAFVRVRLEGEDAAKVAADLDKKASTLQVAYNRIMKRLSEEIGRMGGRRIPLGFA